A stretch of Caenorhabditis elegans chromosome IV DNA encodes these proteins:
- the Y54G2A.36 gene encoding EB domain-containing protein (Confirmed by transcript evidence) — MLANSQMVLDSARLSLNETETETGTSALCHGDSECGSGKCIGALVGTCNCNSCVDGWPCQEDSACGGFNRCLHQEQSHSDRSPHFILQWSRRQCREVPRIAMQLWIMCLLIDPILSAFLLYIAHIFTE; from the exons ATGCTTGCCAACTCTCAGATGGTTCTCGACAGTGCTCGTCTTTCACTCAATGAGACTGAAACCGAAACCGGAACATCTGCTCTCTGCCATGGAGATTCTGAATGTGGAAGTGGGAAATGCATAGGAGCTCTTGTCGGAACTTGCAACTGCAACTCTTGTGTCGATGGATGGCC ATGCCAAGAGGACAGTGCTTGCGGAGGATTCAACAGATGTCTACACCAAGAACAATCTCACTCTGACCGAAGCCCTCACTTCATTCTGCAATGGAGCCGAAGACAATGTCGAGAAGTGCCACGGATTGCCATGCAACTATGGATTATGTGCTTGTTAATTGACCCCATCTTATCAGCTTTTTTATTATATATTGCACACATTTTTAcggaatga